CAGCGGCTGGTCCCCGGGGCACCCCTGCCGATCGATTGCGATCCGCTGCATCTGGTGCTGTTGATCGCTGAGCCGCCGGCGCCCCCTGCTGATCCCGCCGCCCTACCCCTGTTTGGCCTTGAAGACGGCCTGTTTCTGCAGCACGACGACCGCCCCGGCTTGATGACCAAGCGGGAGGTGCGCATTCAGTTGCTGGCAGATTTGGAACTGCCCGAGCGCGGCGTGCTCTGGGATATCGGCGCCGGCGTGGGTTCGGTGGGGCTGGAGGCGCTGCGGCTGCGGCCTGGTCTGGCGCTCTGGGCCCTGGAGCGGCGTGGCGGCTCAGCGGCGCTGATCGCAGCTAACGCCGAGCGGCTGGGGGTGCGGCCAGCGGGTTTCCGCGAGGGCCGGGCCCCCGAGGCCCTCGCGGAGCTGCCCGATCCGGATCGGGTACTTATCGGCGGAGGTGGCCGGGAGAGGGCGGCGGTGCTGACTGCGGTGCTGCAGCGGCTGCGGCCTGGCGGCGTGGTGGTGATTCCCCTGGCCACCTTGGAAGCTTTGGCGGAGCTCAGACCCCTGTTGGAGGCCGCGGGGTTGGCGGTGTACGTGAGTCAGCATCAGGGCTGGCGGGGGGCGCCTTTGGCCGAAGGCACCCGCCTGGCGCCGCTCAATCCCGTGTTGGTGTTGAAGGGGCGGCTGCCTTGATGGCTTCTATCTGCACCGCCGTGCCTACCTGGATGCCCTGGACTGCGGCCTGGCCGGCGGCAAGCTCCAGCACCCCATCCACTTGCTGGTCGGGGCCGTAGCTGCGGCAGGGCAGGTGCAGGCAGGGTTTGGTGTGGGCTTCTATCGCTACGACCCGGCCGCCCAGCACAAACAACATGTCGAGAGGCTCCGGGGTGCGGTGCATCCAGAAGCGAGCCAGCGACGGCGGGCTGTAGGGGAACCACATGCCCCGCAATGGCGCTAGCGCCGGCCGCAGCTGCAGGCCCTTGCTCTGCTTTTCGTGGGTGTCGGCAACCTCCAGGGCTATGCAGCGATCAGGCGCTAGGCACCAGCGGGCTGTGATCGGCAGCCATTGGGGTGGTGGCGTGAAGCCGCACAGCAGGGCAGCCACCCCAGGCAGGGCCAGCCCCCAGCGGCAACTGGCGTTCATTCGCGGCTCTCCAGCTGGGGCAGCCGCTCGCTTAGGCAGTAGCCCTGGCCGCGGATCGTGTGGATCAGCCGCCGTTCACCGCCCTCTTCCAGTTTCTGGCGCAGGTAGCGCACATACACCTCAATCACGTTGCTGCTGCTGTTGCTACTGCTGTCCTGCTCGTCGTTCCATACCTGGCGCAGGATCAACTCCCGGCTCACCACGGTGCCCTTGCGCTCCAGCAGCAGCAGCAGCAGCTGGTATTCCCTAGCCGTCAGGCCCACGGGCCGCGCTCCCCGTTTCACTTGGCGGGTGCTGGGGTTCAGCACCAGGTCGCCCACCTGCAGCAGCTGGGCCGGCACATTGGCGCGGCTTGTGAGATCTAGATGCAACCTCAGCCGCATCAGCAGGTCGCTGGGGCCGAGGCTTGAAAGCCAGAAGTCGTCTGCTCCTGAGCTGAGGCAGTGGACCCGCGCCTCCACCGTGTCGTCGCCCACATCCAGCAGCACCGGGATGGTGCCCCACTGCTCTCGCAGGGAGGCGATGCGGCCCGAATCGCCGCTGGAGAGCAGCACCGCATCCGGGTTTGCCCCAGCCGGTAAAGGCTCCCTGCTGCACGAATAGCCGGAAGCCTCAAGCCGTGGCGCTAGGGCCTCGGCCTCAGGGCCCAGCAGCAGGATGCGTGGATCGTTCATGGCGCTGTGCCGTTGCCGGGCTTGGCCACGTGGGGCAGGCCCCAACCCAATTTGTTGCGCAGCACCTGGAAAAACTCGTGGTCGGCCAGCCGCACGAAGCGCACGGGTTGTTCGCTGCGGCGCACCAGGATCCGGTCCTCCGGCCAGATGTAACAACCAGCGCTGCCATCCACCACCATCATCAGCCGCTCCGGCGTGGCGGGAAACACCGTCACCGGCTCGCGGTCGCTGAACACCAGGGCGCGCGAGGCCAGCGAATGGGGCGCGATCGGCGTGAGTTGCAGCACCGGGCAGTCGGGGGTGATCACTGGTCCGCCGGCGCTGAGGGCGTAGGCGGTGGAGCCGGTTGGGGTGGCGAGGATCACTCCGTCGGCGGCGATATCGACTGGGGCATGGCGGCCGATGGCGATTTCGAAGTGGCACATCGAGGTGAGCGGCTCGCGGTGCAAGGCCATTTCGTTGAGGCAGAGCACCTCCCAGCGCCGCTGCTCGCCGCGCATCACGCTGACGATCAGCATCGTGCGCTCCTCCACGGTCCACTCGCCGGAGAGCACCTGCTCCAGGGCCCCCTCCAGCTGGTGCAGGTAGGCCTCCGCCAGAAAGCCCAGATGGCCGGTATTGACGGTCAGGATCGGGACGCCAACCGGAGCCGTTTGACGGGCGGCTGAAAGCACGGTGCCGTCGCCGCCCAGCACCACCGCCAGGCTTAGGTCCCGGTCGAAGCCCGCTGGCACGCAGGCCGCATAGCCCCGGGTGCGCAGGTGC
This is a stretch of genomic DNA from Cyanobium sp. Tous-M-B4. It encodes these proteins:
- a CDS encoding NAD(+) kinase, which produces MPRVGLIVNDGKDLALSTADAIEARFTTAGYGVVRVSSSGGMVGFANPDQHLRTRGYAACVPAGFDRDLSLAVVLGGDGTVLSAARQTAPVGVPILTVNTGHLGFLAEAYLHQLEGALEQVLSGEWTVEERTMLIVSVMRGEQRRWEVLCLNEMALHREPLTSMCHFEIAIGRHAPVDIAADGVILATPTGSTAYALSAGGPVITPDCPVLQLTPIAPHSLASRALVFSDREPVTVFPATPERLMMVVDGSAGCYIWPEDRILVRRSEQPVRFVRLADHEFFQVLRNKLGWGLPHVAKPGNGTAP
- the cbiE gene encoding precorrin-6y C5,15-methyltransferase (decarboxylating) subunit CbiE, whose product is MLEVVGTDAGGVAALPARSLALVRAAQLLLAPQRLLTELGPWWQEEQGAGRIPAGSPCPQLLASDQPEQIFGPLQQALAAGRPAVLLASGDPLWFGIGRLLLQRFPAAQLRFHPAPCSLQLAFARLGRPWQDASWISLHGRDPEPLAAALQKRPAALAVLTDPSRGGAEEVRLILAASGLEAAYAFWLCERLGHPTERMQRLVPGAPLPIDCDPLHLVLLIAEPPAPPADPAALPLFGLEDGLFLQHDDRPGLMTKREVRIQLLADLELPERGVLWDIGAGVGSVGLEALRLRPGLALWALERRGGSAALIAANAERLGVRPAGFREGRAPEALAELPDPDRVLIGGGGRERAAVLTAVLQRLRPGGVVVIPLATLEALAELRPLLEAAGLAVYVSQHQGWRGAPLAEGTRLAPLNPVLVLKGRLP
- a CDS encoding DUF192 domain-containing protein gives rise to the protein MNASCRWGLALPGVAALLCGFTPPPQWLPITARWCLAPDRCIALEVADTHEKQSKGLQLRPALAPLRGMWFPYSPPSLARFWMHRTPEPLDMLFVLGGRVVAIEAHTKPCLHLPCRSYGPDQQVDGVLELAAGQAAVQGIQVGTAVQIEAIKAAAPSTPTRD
- a CDS encoding response regulator transcription factor — encoded protein: MNDPRILLLGPEAEALAPRLEASGYSCSREPLPAGANPDAVLLSSGDSGRIASLREQWGTIPVLLDVGDDTVEARVHCLSSGADDFWLSSLGPSDLLMRLRLHLDLTSRANVPAQLLQVGDLVLNPSTRQVKRGARPVGLTAREYQLLLLLLERKGTVVSRELILRQVWNDEQDSSSNSSSNVIEVYVRYLRQKLEEGGERRLIHTIRGQGYCLSERLPQLESRE